The following proteins are co-located in the Limanda limanda chromosome 5, fLimLim1.1, whole genome shotgun sequence genome:
- the LOC133002450 gene encoding L-serine dehydratase/L-threonine deaminase-like: MKSQQPLHVATPVRQSLALTKVAGTPVYLKLDSSQPTGSFKIRGIGHLCQVWAERGCERFVCCSGGNAGMAAAYSARQLGVPATIVVPSVTPNPTVERLMDEGATVVIHGKALNESMEYGEQLVANNPGWVLISPFDDPLIWEGHTSLVKELERDLRQKPGAIVLSVGGGGLLNGVVEGLRRANWADVPIVAMETIGAHSLNAAMKAGKLVTLPAITSIATTLGLTCVSAQTMKLVQEHTVFSELVTDQEAVMAVEHFVDDEKILVEPACGAALAAVYSGVIRRLQDEGKLAHNLGPVVIVVCGGNNISMGQLWKLKKQLGII, from the exons ATGAAGAGCCAGCAGCCCCTCCATGTGGCCACTCCAGTGAGGCAGAGCCTGGCCCTGACCAAAGTGGCTGGCACCCCCGTTTACCTCAAGCTGGACTCATCCCAGCCCACAGGCTCCTTCAAGATCAGGGGCATCGGGCACCTCTGCCAAGTT tgGGCAGAGCGAGGATGTGAGCGGTTTGTCTGCTGCTCAG GAGGAAACGCTGGTATGGCGGCGGCGTACTCGGCCCGGCAGCTCGGGGTCCCTGCCACCATCGTGGTCCCGAGCGTCACACCCAATCCCACCGTGGAGAGGCTGATGGACGAGGGCGCCACCGTGGTCATTCATGGCAAG GCTCTAAATGAAAGCATGGAATACGGAGAGCAGCTCGTGGCCAACAACCCCGGCTGGGTGCTCATCTCTCCGTTTGACGACCCCCTTATCTG ggaAGGCCACACGTCTCTGGTGAAGGAGCTGGAGCGAGACCTGAGGCAGAAGCCGGGGGCCATCGTGCTGTCGGTGGGAGGCGGAGGCCTGCTGAACGGCGTGGTGGAGGGACTGCGGCGCGCCAACTGGGCGGATGTACCTATTGTAGCCATGGAAACCATCGGAGCACACAGCCTCAATGCCGCCATGAAGGCTGGAAAGCTGGTCACTTTACCTGCTATTACCAG CATCGCGACCACTCTGGGCCTGACGTGCGTCTCTGCTCAGACCATGAAGCTGGTGCAGGAGCACACCGTTTTCTCAGAACTCGTCACGGACCAAGAGGCGGTAATGGCTGTGGAGCACTTTGTGG ATGATGAGAAGATCCTGGTGGAGCCGGCGTGTGGCGCGGCCCTGGCAGCTGTGTACAGTGGCGTCATCAGGCGGCTGCAGGACGAAGGCAAGCTGGCGCACAACCTGGGCCCGGTGGTCATCGTGGTGTGCGGAGGCAACAACATCAGCATGGGGCAACTGTGGAAGTTGAAAAAGCAGCTGGGTATTATCTAG